Proteins from one Deltaproteobacteria bacterium genomic window:
- a CDS encoding MopE-related protein has translation MCSDCSDTDPDNWDSCATCVDEDGDGAYAGCDAYVMRAGEDCEPLDPAIHPGATEICDNIDNDCVGGVDDNVAYLDYYLDGDGDGYGDGGAAPVNDCTPPAGRVPDATDCDDGDPNNWASCSACVDGDGDGTYAGCDAYQTILEDCDDGDGANFPGNTEVCDGADNDCAGGADDGLTFSDYWPDIDGDGFGDALAAPVSACAPPAGTAPNGNDCADGDPTVNPGAVEICEDTIDNDCVGGDAVCACGNGSLESGEVCDDGNLCAYDGCSGDPAGAVNQCQGEETVVLTTLALGTGTTGFDLDGDGTIDNRLGSNGTLRGEFNNILAGTLDDGSLMQVFTIAALDNVPYSGTGTPGYQDDPDVVVSLYPTVDPACTTGPVYGAANPPPWIAGPWPVELYSDADAWDTATCVGGAQITDADDPANGIYPTGGGQLANPAPPAPYLRAHASQLSLALVGVQTVLHDATIEATVVDDTAGISALTNGVLGGAVAARSLWGIPLDGPGGSCETALHAVRAVAGVPDIDIDGDGSMTISVSCAGGWLACLVPCGGAIWSLGDCVDEAGTVIPDSDLNGDGVVSDGECLLDPRMDDGYSAGMTFTAQEVSVTRQVSASTYCP, from the coding sequence GTGTGCAGCGACTGCAGCGACACCGATCCCGACAACTGGGACTCCTGCGCGACCTGCGTGGACGAGGACGGGGACGGCGCCTACGCGGGCTGCGACGCCTACGTGATGCGGGCCGGCGAGGACTGCGAGCCCCTCGACCCCGCCATCCACCCGGGCGCCACCGAGATCTGCGACAACATCGACAACGACTGCGTCGGCGGCGTCGACGACAACGTCGCCTACCTCGACTACTACCTGGATGGCGACGGCGACGGCTACGGGGACGGCGGCGCGGCCCCGGTGAACGACTGCACGCCCCCGGCCGGGCGCGTGCCGGACGCCACCGACTGCGACGACGGGGACCCCAACAACTGGGCCTCCTGCAGCGCCTGCGTCGACGGGGACGGCGACGGCACCTACGCCGGCTGTGACGCCTACCAGACGATCCTCGAGGACTGCGACGACGGGGACGGCGCCAACTTCCCCGGCAACACCGAGGTCTGCGACGGCGCGGACAACGACTGCGCCGGCGGGGCCGACGACGGCCTGACCTTCAGCGACTACTGGCCGGACATCGACGGCGACGGCTTCGGCGACGCGCTCGCGGCGCCGGTGAGCGCCTGCGCGCCCCCCGCAGGCACGGCGCCGAACGGCAACGACTGCGCCGACGGCGACCCGACGGTGAACCCCGGCGCCGTCGAGATCTGCGAGGACACCATCGACAACGACTGCGTCGGCGGCGACGCGGTCTGCGCCTGCGGCAACGGCTCCCTCGAGAGCGGCGAGGTCTGCGACGACGGCAACCTCTGCGCCTACGACGGCTGCTCCGGCGATCCGGCCGGCGCGGTGAACCAGTGCCAGGGCGAGGAGACCGTCGTCCTCACCACCCTGGCCCTCGGCACCGGCACCACCGGTTTCGACCTCGACGGCGACGGCACCATCGACAACCGGCTGGGCTCCAACGGGACCCTGCGGGGCGAGTTCAACAACATCCTCGCGGGCACCCTCGACGACGGCAGCCTGATGCAGGTCTTCACCATCGCCGCCCTCGACAACGTGCCCTACAGCGGCACCGGCACGCCGGGCTACCAGGACGATCCCGACGTGGTGGTCTCCCTCTACCCGACCGTCGATCCCGCCTGCACCACCGGCCCGGTCTACGGCGCCGCCAACCCGCCGCCCTGGATCGCGGGCCCCTGGCCGGTGGAGCTCTACAGCGACGCCGACGCCTGGGACACCGCGACCTGCGTCGGGGGCGCCCAGATCACCGACGCCGACGACCCGGCCAACGGCATCTACCCCACCGGGGGAGGCCAGCTCGCGAACCCGGCCCCGCCGGCCCCCTACCTCCGGGCCCACGCCAGCCAGCTCTCCCTGGCGCTGGTCGGCGTCCAGACCGTCCTGCACGACGCCACCATCGAGGCCACGGTGGTGGACGACACGGCGGGCATCTCCGCGCTCACCAACGGCGTCCTCGGCGGAGCCGTGGCAGCCAGGAGCCTCTGGGGCATCCCCCTCGACGGCCCCGGCGGCAGCTGCGAGACCGCCCTCCACGCGGTCCGGGCGGTCGCCGGCGTCCCGGACATCGACATCGACGGCGACGGGTCCATGACGATCTCGGTGAGCTGCGCCGGCGGCTGGCTGGCCTGCCTGGTGCCCTGCGGTGGGGCGATCTGGTCCCTGGGCGACTGCGTGGACGAGGCCGGCACGGTCATCCCGGACAGCGACCTGAACGGCGATGGCGTCGTCTCCGACGGTGAGTGTCTCCTCGATCCCCGGATGGACGACGGCTACTCGGCGGGCATGACCTTCACCGCCCAGGAGGTCAGCGTCACCCGCCAGGTCAGCGCGAGCACCTACTGCCCCTGA
- a CDS encoding protein-L-isoaspartate(D-aspartate) O-methyltransferase yields MRGVFSRALVIVALLSSPAASGEPAGKKDASAAARSSMVRSQIEERGIDDPRVLVAMREVPRHRFVPPAYRAEAHADHPLPIGHGQTISQPYIVALMSQAAGIEPGDRVLEVGTGSGYQAAVLARMGAEVYSIEILEALAKEADARLKALGYPVTVRHGDGYAGWPEKAPFDAIVVTAAPPQVPEPLKAQLKVGGRLVIPVGEHFQSLRVITRTPEGFTSRSIAPVRFVPMTGEAQRRR; encoded by the coding sequence ATGCGGGGCGTGTTCAGCCGGGCGCTCGTGATCGTGGCGCTGCTCTCTTCTCCTGCCGCCTCAGGTGAGCCGGCCGGGAAGAAGGACGCCTCCGCCGCGGCGAGGTCGAGCATGGTCCGAAGCCAGATCGAGGAGCGGGGCATCGACGATCCGAGGGTGCTGGTGGCGATGCGGGAGGTCCCCCGGCACCGCTTCGTCCCGCCGGCCTACCGGGCCGAGGCCCACGCGGACCACCCCCTGCCCATCGGCCACGGCCAGACGATCAGCCAGCCCTACATCGTCGCCCTGATGAGCCAGGCGGCCGGGATCGAGCCAGGCGACCGGGTCCTGGAGGTGGGCACCGGCTCGGGCTACCAGGCGGCGGTCCTCGCCCGGATGGGGGCCGAGGTCTACAGCATCGAGATCCTCGAGGCCCTGGCGAAGGAGGCCGACGCCCGGCTGAAGGCCCTGGGCTACCCGGTCACCGTCCGCCACGGCGACGGCTACGCCGGCTGGCCCGAGAAGGCCCCCTTCGACGCCATCGTCGTCACCGCCGCGCCCCCGCAGGTGCCCGAGCCCCTGAAGGCCCAGCTGAAGGTGGGCGGGCGCCTGGTCATCCCGGTGGGGGAGCACTTCCAGTCCCTGCGGGTGATCACCCGCACCCCCGAGGGCTTCACCTCCCGGAGCATCGCCCCGGTGCGCTTCGTGCCCATGACCGGCGAGGCCCAGCGCCGGCGCTGA
- a CDS encoding tetratricopeptide repeat protein, producing the protein MKWTLAILTVVLFFMAAGSLVERREASPPEVAAAEPPPPAGLEDLQAGLRLLEAGDYDAAQPPLLRAAASPEATLAEEAREGLLTCERELLTLGLLESVPEALREGDLARARHLLAEVPEASKLHEESQRDLAALSSLAEGLGKMEEPSRLEVLRHVRALADEHPRASQLVEALHPRLEAELRQLRDAAHRSFERDPESAEELARRGLSFAPAFGEKSSLVLVDLQAIVDRFEALPPAPAAPPPGSSAARTEPGIALALRAFDGERFEEARKFLWDVGNHGSNAGARQEASRLSVAVAEFLPDFQSGMTALRRGEADEAIEDLTRAEQTIETISPGGALRGRLRQQLSLLHVGQGKAAAELGMPREARAHFRAALELEPDNLEAKLGMAATKSRKKPR; encoded by the coding sequence ATGAAGTGGACCCTCGCCATCCTCACCGTGGTCCTGTTCTTCATGGCCGCCGGCTCACTGGTGGAGCGCCGCGAGGCGTCCCCGCCCGAGGTGGCGGCCGCGGAGCCGCCGCCGCCCGCCGGCCTCGAGGACCTCCAGGCGGGCCTGCGGCTCCTCGAGGCGGGCGACTACGACGCGGCTCAGCCCCCCCTCCTGCGGGCGGCGGCCAGCCCCGAGGCCACCCTGGCGGAGGAGGCGAGAGAGGGCCTGCTCACCTGCGAACGCGAGCTCCTCACCCTCGGCCTCCTCGAGTCGGTCCCCGAGGCCCTGCGCGAGGGCGACCTTGCGCGGGCGCGCCACCTGCTCGCCGAGGTGCCGGAGGCGAGCAAGCTCCACGAGGAGAGCCAGCGCGACCTCGCCGCCCTCTCCTCCCTGGCGGAGGGGCTCGGGAAGATGGAGGAGCCCTCCCGGCTGGAGGTCCTCCGGCACGTCCGGGCGCTCGCCGACGAGCACCCCCGCGCCTCACAGCTCGTCGAGGCGCTCCACCCGAGGCTGGAGGCGGAGCTGCGCCAGCTCCGGGACGCCGCCCACCGCAGCTTCGAGCGTGACCCCGAGAGCGCGGAGGAGCTCGCCCGGCGGGGCCTGAGCTTCGCCCCGGCCTTCGGCGAGAAGAGCTCCCTCGTCCTCGTCGACCTGCAGGCGATCGTCGATCGGTTCGAGGCGCTGCCCCCGGCGCCGGCGGCGCCCCCGCCGGGGAGCTCGGCGGCCCGCACCGAGCCGGGCATCGCGCTGGCGCTGCGCGCCTTCGACGGCGAGCGCTTCGAAGAGGCCCGCAAGTTCCTCTGGGACGTCGGCAACCACGGCTCGAACGCGGGCGCCCGGCAGGAGGCCAGCCGCCTGAGCGTCGCCGTCGCCGAGTTCCTGCCCGACTTCCAGAGCGGGATGACCGCCCTGCGCCGGGGTGAGGCGGACGAGGCCATCGAGGACCTCACCCGGGCCGAGCAGACCATCGAGACGATCTCCCCCGGGGGCGCGCTGCGAGGGCGCCTCCGGCAGCAGCTCTCCCTCCTCCACGTGGGGCAGGGCAAGGCGGCCGCCGAGCTGGGGATGCCCCGGGAGGCCCGCGCCCACTTCCGGGCCGCCCTCGAGCTCGAGCCCGACAACCTCGAGGCGAAGCTCGGGATGGCCGCGACGAAGAGCCGGAAGAAGCCGCGCTGA
- a CDS encoding MopE-related protein has product MKLKHWDIVLAAALIGGGLGCPSESAGNAVCGNAVVEVGEACDDGNTTAGDGCDATCQWEPCTDADGDGHEDATCGGDDCDDGDPANFPGNPEVCDGLDNDCQGGADDGLTFLDYWPDLDQDDHGDASATPVSACAPIAGSVTNGDDCDDTQ; this is encoded by the coding sequence ATGAAGCTGAAGCACTGGGACATCGTACTGGCGGCGGCGCTGATCGGCGGGGGCCTCGGCTGCCCGAGCGAGAGCGCCGGGAACGCGGTCTGCGGCAACGCCGTGGTCGAGGTGGGCGAGGCCTGCGACGACGGCAACACCACCGCCGGGGACGGCTGCGACGCGACCTGCCAGTGGGAGCCCTGCACCGACGCGGACGGCGACGGCCACGAGGACGCCACCTGCGGGGGCGACGACTGCGACGACGGCGACCCGGCGAACTTCCCCGGAAACCCCGAGGTCTGCGACGGCCTCGACAACGACTGCCAGGGGGGCGCCGACGACGGCCTGACCTTCCTCGACTACTGGCCCGACCTCGACCAGGACGACCACGGCGACGCGAGCGCCACGCCGGTGAGCGCCTGCGCGCCGATCGCCGGTTCGGTGACCAACGGCGACGACTGCGACGACACGCAGTAA
- a CDS encoding YceI family protein has protein sequence MTARRPALALALLLATSLTACNDPAEGKPAAKTEAAASATPPAAPATTGAPAPAAAAAAIPEGAVAFDQRAGTIQWVGSKVTGSHLGGFERFHGWIQHDPGSGSYAFEVVIDMASVTSDSGGLTRHLQSGDFFLVSEHPTATFRTTEPILPSEGKATVVGELTLRGVTKKLSFPAEISVREDGYTFKSEFTLERFDWGVAYEGAADDLIRNAVVVKLAFESTL, from the coding sequence ATGACCGCGCGCCGACCCGCCCTCGCCCTCGCCCTGCTGCTCGCCACGAGCCTCACCGCCTGCAACGATCCCGCCGAGGGCAAGCCCGCGGCGAAGACCGAGGCCGCCGCCTCGGCCACGCCTCCCGCGGCGCCCGCCACCACCGGCGCACCCGCCCCCGCGGCCGCGGCCGCGGCGATCCCCGAGGGGGCCGTCGCCTTCGATCAGCGCGCCGGCACGATCCAGTGGGTCGGCAGCAAGGTGACCGGCTCGCACCTGGGCGGCTTCGAGCGCTTCCACGGCTGGATCCAGCACGATCCCGGGAGCGGCAGCTACGCCTTCGAGGTGGTCATCGACATGGCCTCGGTGACGAGCGACTCGGGAGGCCTCACCCGCCACCTGCAGAGCGGCGACTTCTTCCTGGTCTCCGAGCACCCCACCGCGACCTTCCGGACCACCGAGCCCATCCTCCCCTCGGAGGGGAAGGCGACGGTCGTCGGCGAGCTCACCCTGCGGGGCGTGACGAAGAAGCTCTCCTTCCCCGCCGAGATCTCGGTGCGCGAGGACGGCTACACCTTCAAGAGCGAGTTCACCCTCGAGCGCTTCGACTGGGGCGTCGCCTACGAGGGCGCGGCCGACGACCTCATCCGCAACGCCGTGGTCGTGAAGCTCGCCTTCGAGTCGACGCTCTAG
- a CDS encoding rhodanese-like domain-containing protein, which yields MLFDFQRRMGGASDLDGVPRVMGGISQTGPGWLAGQLEKPDHGLRVIDVREPYEYEAGHIEGAELVPLGSLIQAASTWDRDPPLVMVCRSGARSARATMALMQMGFATVHNLQGGMIGWSRIAP from the coding sequence ATGCTCTTCGATTTCCAGAGACGGATGGGTGGAGCCAGCGACCTCGACGGAGTGCCCCGGGTGATGGGAGGGATCTCCCAGACCGGCCCTGGATGGCTGGCCGGGCAGCTCGAGAAGCCCGACCACGGCCTGCGGGTCATCGACGTGCGGGAGCCCTACGAGTACGAGGCCGGGCACATCGAAGGCGCCGAGCTGGTGCCCCTGGGGAGCCTGATCCAGGCCGCCTCCACCTGGGACCGCGACCCGCCCCTGGTGATGGTCTGCCGCTCCGGCGCCCGCTCGGCCCGGGCGACGATGGCCCTCATGCAGATGGGCTTCGCGACCGTCCACAACCTCCAGGGCGGGATGATCGGCTGGAGCCGGATCGCCCCCTGA
- a CDS encoding SRPBCC family protein, which produces MSKLEDAVRIEAPPEVVYAQLEIFLSDTRNYRQWHRAHEHLEWTRGAPFQTGSICYAEAFVLGRLWRSRLIFVEVIENRHVEFRPVWPMSLLIPGCAFDLQPLDEGRATLLRSSSRLGLRGRSSNTLHSAHRHLQEEAVALKRAAEAALS; this is translated from the coding sequence ATGTCGAAGCTCGAGGACGCGGTCCGGATCGAGGCGCCGCCCGAGGTGGTCTACGCCCAGCTCGAGATCTTCCTCTCCGACACCCGCAACTACCGGCAGTGGCACCGCGCCCACGAGCACCTGGAGTGGACGCGGGGCGCGCCCTTCCAGACCGGCTCGATCTGCTACGCCGAGGCCTTCGTCCTCGGGAGGCTCTGGCGCTCCCGGCTGATCTTCGTCGAGGTGATCGAGAACCGGCACGTGGAGTTCCGCCCCGTCTGGCCGATGTCCCTGCTCATCCCGGGCTGCGCCTTCGACCTCCAGCCCCTCGACGAGGGACGGGCGACCCTCCTGCGCTCGAGCAGCCGCCTCGGCCTGCGGGGCCGCAGCTCGAACACCCTCCACTCGGCGCACCGCCACCTGCAGGAGGAGGCGGTGGCCCTCAAGCGGGCCGCCGAGGCCGCGCTCTCCTGA
- a CDS encoding MBL fold metallo-hydrolase: MQIETFHDEATSTFTYVVFEPESGDAVVIDPVLALDTVESRVSAGPVEKVAAFLEAEGLKLHLILETHAHADHLSGAQELKARFPGARLAIGRRITEVQQVFQKVFELPADFATDGSQFDLLLEDGEVVEAGKLAFEVISTPGHTPACVTYLFEDAIFTGDALFMPDMGTGRCDFPGGSAEDLYDSITGRLYALPDETRVFVGHDYQPGGRELAWETTLAAQKASNVQLPASRSRADFVAFRSQRDAGLSSPRLLFQSVQVNVGGGRLLRYFKIPVNVFRPEPAPKGAEATSLREEPISEARP; the protein is encoded by the coding sequence ATGCAGATCGAGACCTTCCACGACGAGGCCACCTCCACCTTCACCTACGTGGTGTTCGAGCCCGAGAGCGGTGACGCCGTGGTGATCGATCCGGTCCTCGCGCTCGACACGGTCGAGTCGCGGGTCAGCGCCGGGCCGGTGGAGAAGGTGGCGGCCTTCCTCGAGGCCGAGGGGCTGAAGCTCCACCTGATCCTCGAGACCCACGCCCACGCCGATCACCTCTCCGGGGCGCAGGAGCTCAAGGCCCGCTTCCCCGGGGCCCGCCTGGCCATCGGCCGCCGGATCACCGAGGTGCAGCAGGTCTTCCAGAAGGTCTTCGAGCTGCCCGCGGACTTCGCCACCGACGGCAGCCAGTTCGATCTCCTCCTCGAGGACGGTGAGGTGGTCGAGGCCGGGAAGCTCGCCTTCGAGGTCATCTCGACGCCGGGCCACACCCCGGCCTGCGTCACCTACCTCTTCGAGGACGCGATCTTCACCGGCGACGCCCTCTTCATGCCCGACATGGGGACCGGCCGCTGCGACTTCCCCGGGGGGAGCGCCGAGGACCTCTACGACTCGATCACCGGGCGCCTCTACGCGCTGCCGGACGAGACTCGGGTCTTCGTCGGGCACGACTACCAGCCCGGCGGCCGGGAGCTCGCCTGGGAGACGACCCTCGCCGCTCAGAAGGCCTCGAACGTCCAGCTGCCGGCCTCCCGCTCGCGAGCGGACTTCGTCGCCTTCCGCAGCCAGCGGGACGCGGGCCTCTCCTCGCCCCGGCTGCTCTTCCAGAGCGTGCAGGTGAACGTCGGCGGCGGCCGGCTGCTGCGCTACTTCAAGATCCCGGTCAACGTCTTCCGGCCGGAGCCCGCCCCGAAGGGCGCCGAGGCCACCTCGCTGCGCGAGGAGCCGATCTCCGAGGCGCGCCCCTAG
- a CDS encoding class I SAM-dependent methyltransferase has translation MGFHVDELPSGLQLCKDGERGGAMLRPQDLKRRLQQGKKLLLARACKAAPGITVLDATAGFGLDGLTLAALGCSVTLCERHPLVFEILVDGLRRLGPAPDAPGEVEAVRAEARLILEQEGLYDVIYLDPIFPERSKKALPNKRARYLAELVGHDESPHEELVRLALARARERVVVKRRLHDPEAGPDGRKPDFVLAGKSVRFDVYRP, from the coding sequence ATGGGCTTTCACGTCGACGAGCTGCCTTCGGGGCTGCAGCTCTGCAAGGACGGCGAGCGCGGCGGCGCGATGCTGCGGCCCCAGGATCTGAAGCGGCGGCTACAGCAGGGCAAGAAGCTGCTGCTGGCCCGGGCCTGCAAGGCGGCGCCCGGCATCACCGTCCTCGACGCCACCGCGGGCTTCGGCCTCGACGGTCTCACCCTCGCGGCGCTGGGCTGCTCGGTGACCCTCTGCGAGCGGCACCCGCTGGTCTTCGAGATCCTCGTGGACGGCCTCCGGCGCCTCGGCCCGGCGCCCGACGCCCCGGGAGAGGTGGAGGCGGTCCGCGCCGAGGCGCGACTGATCCTGGAGCAGGAGGGCCTCTACGACGTCATCTACCTCGACCCGATCTTCCCCGAGCGCAGCAAGAAGGCCCTGCCCAACAAGCGCGCCCGCTACCTGGCCGAGCTGGTGGGGCACGACGAGTCGCCCCACGAGGAGCTCGTCCGGCTGGCACTCGCGCGGGCCCGGGAGCGGGTGGTGGTCAAGCGCCGCCTGCACGACCCCGAGGCGGGCCCCGACGGCCGCAAGCCGGACTTCGTGCTCGCCGGGAAGTCCGTGCGCTTCGACGTCTACCGGCCCTAG
- a CDS encoding SulP family inorganic anion transporter — translation MLVPPWLKGYRREDLPGDLSAGLTTAVLLIPQGMAYAMLAGLPPVVGLYASTAPLFLYALVGSSRQLAVGPAAMIALMVGTAVGGLSPEPAGRVPAAVLLAALVGIVMLGMAALRLDRLTRVLTHPVLVGFTGAAALIIGASQLRHLLGVELPRTHALHQVLGAVIARLDQVHGLTAVLGAGSVALLLVLERTFRRLPRALLVMALATLGVLLLGPAAEGIAVVGEVPAGLPAVALPTLTGLPLGSLGGAALAIALVAYVESISVARAFARRSGHEIDPRRELLGLSLANLGGSLVGAFPVTGGFGRTAVNAQAGAKSPVASLVSGVVLLATLLFLTPLFEHLPRAVLAAIIVVAVSKLFDHAELRRLYREARGEFAEAALTFAGTLALGIEAGLAVGVIFALGRRAWLAQRRAPLGEAVALRRR, via the coding sequence GTGCTCGTCCCCCCTTGGCTGAAGGGCTATCGCCGCGAGGACCTGCCCGGGGACCTCAGCGCCGGGCTCACCACGGCGGTGCTGCTCATCCCCCAGGGGATGGCCTACGCCATGCTGGCGGGGCTGCCCCCGGTGGTCGGGCTCTACGCCTCCACCGCGCCGCTCTTCCTCTACGCCCTGGTCGGCAGCTCCCGGCAGCTGGCCGTCGGGCCGGCGGCGATGATCGCCCTGATGGTGGGGACGGCGGTGGGCGGCCTCTCCCCCGAGCCCGCGGGCCGTGTCCCCGCCGCGGTGCTCCTCGCCGCGCTGGTGGGGATCGTGATGCTGGGGATGGCGGCCCTGCGCCTGGATCGCCTCACCCGGGTCCTCACCCACCCGGTGCTGGTGGGCTTCACCGGAGCGGCGGCCCTGATCATCGGCGCCAGCCAGCTCCGGCACCTCCTCGGCGTGGAGCTGCCCCGCACCCACGCCCTCCACCAGGTCCTCGGGGCGGTGATCGCCCGCCTCGACCAGGTCCACGGCCTCACGGCGGTCCTGGGCGCCGGCAGCGTGGCCCTCCTGCTCGTCCTGGAGCGGACCTTCCGGCGGCTGCCCCGCGCCCTCCTCGTGATGGCGCTGGCCACCCTCGGGGTCCTCCTCCTCGGGCCCGCCGCCGAGGGGATCGCCGTGGTGGGGGAGGTGCCCGCGGGCCTCCCCGCCGTGGCGCTGCCCACCCTCACCGGGCTCCCCCTGGGCTCGCTGGGCGGCGCGGCCCTGGCCATCGCCCTGGTGGCCTACGTCGAGTCGATCTCGGTGGCGCGGGCCTTCGCCCGACGCAGCGGCCACGAGATCGATCCGCGCCGGGAGCTCCTCGGGCTCTCCCTGGCGAACCTCGGCGGCTCCCTGGTCGGCGCCTTCCCCGTGACCGGAGGCTTCGGCCGCACGGCGGTGAACGCCCAGGCTGGCGCGAAGAGCCCGGTGGCCTCCCTGGTCAGCGGCGTCGTGCTGCTCGCGACCCTCCTCTTCCTGACCCCGCTCTTCGAGCACCTGCCGAGGGCCGTCCTCGCGGCGATCATCGTGGTGGCGGTGAGCAAGCTCTTCGATCACGCCGAGCTGCGCCGCCTCTACCGGGAGGCGAGGGGCGAGTTCGCGGAGGCGGCCCTCACCTTCGCCGGCACCCTCGCCCTCGGCATCGAGGCCGGCCTGGCGGTGGGGGTGATCTTCGCCCTGGGCCGGCGCGCCTGGCTGGCGCAGCGCCGCGCGCCCCTGGGGGAGGCCGTGGCGCTCCGCCGGAGGTAG
- a CDS encoding PilT/PilU family type 4a pilus ATPase, producing MELESFNRFLGASVNTGASDIHFKVGASPALRVNGELLAVKVPALSAEDTQRVAGHILSRSRYKGSLEELTEHDASYALPGVARFRASIFRSEGNLGIILRAIPYDVPSFASLNLPAVLEKVAQTERGLVLVTGVTGSGKSSTLAAIVGYINAHERKHVLTIEDPIEFFHEDKLSRVTQREIGPDTPSFAAALKASLRQDPDVIMLGEMRDIETIEIALKAAETGHLVLSTVHTQDAVRTINRLLGAYPPEAHHGVRARLADALKSTVSQRLLPPAQGSGRVVACEVMLTTRSIQEFIRDEERTGEIKDYLEKNRGLLGTQSFDQHLAELLSQGKVTLDVAKEAATNPSDLERAVNFTT from the coding sequence ATGGAGCTCGAGAGTTTCAACCGCTTCCTGGGCGCCTCGGTGAACACCGGCGCGTCGGACATCCACTTCAAGGTCGGCGCGTCGCCCGCGCTGCGAGTGAACGGAGAGCTCCTCGCCGTGAAGGTCCCCGCCCTCTCGGCCGAGGACACCCAGCGGGTCGCCGGGCACATCCTGAGCCGCTCCCGCTACAAGGGCAGCCTCGAGGAGCTCACCGAGCACGACGCCTCCTACGCCCTGCCGGGGGTGGCGCGCTTCCGGGCCAGCATCTTCCGGAGCGAGGGCAACCTCGGGATCATCCTGCGGGCCATCCCCTACGACGTCCCGAGCTTCGCCAGCCTCAACCTCCCGGCGGTGCTCGAGAAGGTGGCCCAGACCGAGCGGGGCCTGGTGCTGGTCACCGGCGTCACCGGCTCGGGCAAGTCCAGCACCCTGGCGGCCATCGTGGGCTACATCAACGCCCACGAGCGCAAGCACGTCCTCACCATCGAGGACCCCATCGAGTTCTTCCACGAGGACAAGCTCTCCCGGGTGACCCAGCGGGAGATCGGCCCCGACACGCCCTCCTTCGCGGCGGCGCTCAAGGCCTCGCTGCGCCAGGACCCCGACGTGATCATGCTCGGTGAGATGCGCGACATCGAGACCATCGAGATCGCGCTGAAGGCCGCCGAGACCGGCCACCTGGTCCTCTCCACGGTGCACACCCAGGACGCGGTCCGCACCATCAACCGCCTGCTCGGGGCCTATCCCCCCGAGGCCCATCACGGCGTGCGCGCCCGGCTGGCCGACGCCCTCAAGTCGACCGTCTCCCAGCGCCTGCTACCGCCGGCCCAGGGGTCGGGCCGGGTGGTGGCCTGCGAGGTGATGCTCACCACCCGCTCGATCCAGGAGTTCATCCGGGACGAGGAGCGCACCGGCGAGATCAAGGACTACCTGGAGAAGAACCGGGGCCTGCTCGGCACCCAGTCCTTCGATCAGCACCTGGCGGAGCTGCTCTCCCAGGGGAAGGTCACCCTGGATGTCGCCAAGGAGGCGGCCACCAACCCCAGCGACCTGGAGCGGGCGGTCAACTTCACCACCTGA
- a CDS encoding lysophospholipid acyltransferase family protein — protein sequence MPRFDIDSLDNRDERWLERFVRIVEGVLEPYYRAEVSGLERIPPGAALYVGNHNGGLMIPEAFLFGAAVYRELGLAGMPYGLGHEFAISLPVLNEITAPLGAVRASHENGLRLFEAGHKVLVYPGGDYEAMRPYRDRDRIVFGGRRGYVRLALRGGVPLVPVVAAGAHATFRVLTDGRRLARLLRADRLLRVKVWPITLCLPWGVVVGPQLLYLPWPSKILIEVLEPIHFDRQGEEAAADEAYVERCARQVESIMQVALTRLAHERERRR from the coding sequence GTGCCCCGCTTCGACATCGACAGCCTGGACAACCGGGACGAGCGCTGGCTCGAGCGCTTCGTGCGGATCGTGGAGGGGGTGCTCGAGCCCTACTACCGGGCCGAGGTCAGCGGCCTGGAGCGGATCCCCCCGGGGGCGGCCCTCTACGTGGGAAACCACAACGGCGGCCTGATGATCCCCGAGGCCTTCCTCTTCGGGGCGGCCGTCTACCGCGAGCTGGGGCTGGCCGGGATGCCCTACGGCCTCGGCCACGAGTTCGCGATCTCCCTGCCCGTGCTCAACGAGATCACCGCCCCCCTGGGCGCGGTGCGGGCGAGCCACGAGAACGGCCTGCGCCTCTTCGAGGCCGGCCACAAGGTGCTGGTCTACCCGGGCGGCGACTACGAGGCCATGCGCCCCTACCGGGATCGGGATCGGATCGTCTTCGGCGGCCGGCGCGGCTACGTCCGCCTGGCCCTGCGCGGGGGTGTGCCCCTGGTGCCGGTGGTGGCCGCGGGCGCGCACGCCACCTTCCGGGTGCTCACCGACGGCCGCCGGTTGGCGCGCCTGCTGCGGGCCGACCGCCTGCTGCGGGTGAAGGTCTGGCCGATCACCCTCTGCCTGCCCTGGGGCGTGGTCGTGGGGCCGCAGCTCCTCTACCTGCCCTGGCCCTCGAAGATCCTGATCGAGGTCCTCGAGCCCATCCACTTCGATCGGCAGGGGGAGGAGGCCGCCGCGGACGAGGCCTACGTCGAGCGCTGCGCCCGGCAGGTCGAGAGCATCATGCAGGTGGCCCTCACCCGCCTGGCCCACGAGCGAGAGCGGCGAAGGTGA